Proteins encoded by one window of Cylindrospermum stagnale PCC 7417:
- a CDS encoding ATP-binding protein, which translates to MKSKKIVNKLLLWFLLIALVPLTSVTFLRYYIDSNSLTKEVNNNLSYIAQSKAKRLENYLNEKQKNTAAIAQMPNIIEAIEQYQKAYKNFGINSQIYQQVDKKHRPFISNYLEIFGYSDILLISQSGDAIFSVKRSREVGTNYYQGSYKNSEIAKIFDRAKTLMQVETSNFSYYTAINKPAAFIASPVFNKNLIIGVVVLQLNNQEFDKVVNDYTGLGKTGETIVGAIVGKRIVFTSPTRHDPKAAFQRTVQIRQPQLQPKVALGKIVKIHQPQLHPLDQATHGTKGIGITIDYRGQDTIGAWRYLPSLNGGILVKMDVAEAFASLRTLKNIAIILGIITLFLVTFAAIIVAKSISKPVIELTQVVKEFAQGNLHKQAPVFTRDEIGQLAESFNCMAEKLEESFETIQMREHELAIAKEQLEVVLAQLQQEAQQLAAQLVQSEKMSSLGQLVAGVAHEINNPVNFIYGNLTPANDYIQNLLKLLQLYQQHYPHPVPEIQNEAEEIDVDFLATDLPKLLSSMKVGAKRITEIVLSLRNFSRLDEAEIKAVNIHEGIDSTLMILANRLKFTSDRLAIEVIKEYDDIPFVECYVGQLNQVLMNILVNAIDALEESIVSGDWSESKPQIRICTELTGDKKVIIRIADNGLGIPEDVKTRLFDPFFTTKPPGKGTGLGLSISYKIITEKHQGKLQCISSPGKGAEFVIAIPLNQYT; encoded by the coding sequence TTGAAAAGCAAAAAAATTGTTAATAAACTGCTACTATGGTTTTTATTAATTGCCTTAGTTCCCCTAACTTCAGTTACCTTTTTGAGATACTATATTGATAGTAATTCTCTCACAAAAGAAGTCAATAATAATTTGAGTTACATTGCACAAAGCAAAGCAAAACGACTTGAAAATTATCTCAATGAAAAGCAAAAAAATACCGCAGCTATTGCCCAAATGCCAAATATAATTGAGGCGATAGAACAATATCAAAAAGCTTATAAAAATTTCGGTATTAACTCACAAATATATCAGCAAGTAGATAAAAAACATAGACCTTTTATTAGTAATTATTTAGAAATATTTGGTTACTCTGATATTTTGCTAATATCTCAGTCTGGTGATGCTATTTTTTCTGTAAAACGCAGTAGGGAAGTTGGGACAAACTATTATCAAGGAAGTTATAAAAATTCGGAAATAGCGAAAATTTTTGACCGAGCTAAAACATTGATGCAAGTTGAAACATCCAACTTTAGTTATTACACAGCTATTAATAAACCCGCTGCCTTTATTGCTTCTCCTGTATTTAACAAAAATCTGATTATTGGTGTGGTAGTGCTGCAACTAAATAATCAAGAGTTTGATAAAGTGGTTAACGATTACACTGGTTTGGGCAAAACTGGTGAGACGATTGTGGGAGCAATAGTTGGTAAACGCATAGTCTTTACCTCTCCCACCAGACATGACCCAAAGGCAGCCTTTCAAAGAACTGTGCAGATTCGCCAGCCGCAATTACAGCCAAAGGTAGCCTTGGGAAAAATTGTGAAGATTCACCAGCCACAATTACATCCTCTTGACCAAGCAACTCATGGTACCAAAGGAATCGGTATTACTATCGATTATCGAGGTCAAGACACTATCGGTGCCTGGAGATATTTACCTTCTTTAAATGGAGGGATTTTGGTAAAAATGGATGTGGCAGAAGCCTTTGCATCCTTAAGAACCCTGAAAAATATAGCCATCATTTTAGGAATAATTACACTTTTTTTGGTGACATTTGCAGCTATTATCGTTGCCAAATCAATTTCTAAGCCAGTTATTGAACTCACTCAAGTTGTTAAAGAATTTGCTCAAGGAAATCTGCATAAACAAGCCCCAGTTTTTACTCGTGACGAAATCGGTCAATTGGCAGAATCATTTAATTGCATGGCAGAAAAACTGGAAGAATCTTTTGAAACCATCCAAATGCGAGAGCATGAACTGGCTATTGCCAAAGAACAACTAGAAGTCGTTTTAGCACAGTTGCAGCAAGAGGCACAACAACTAGCTGCTCAACTTGTGCAAAGCGAAAAAATGTCCAGCTTGGGGCAATTGGTAGCAGGTGTGGCACATGAAATCAACAACCCAGTCAATTTTATCTATGGTAACCTCACCCCTGCTAATGATTACATCCAAAATTTACTCAAATTGTTACAACTTTACCAGCAGCACTATCCCCACCCAGTCCCAGAAATCCAAAATGAGGCTGAAGAAATCGATGTTGATTTTTTAGCCACAGACCTGCCTAAGTTGTTGAGTTCGATGAAGGTTGGTGCTAAAAGAATTACAGAAATTGTGCTGTCTTTGCGAAATTTTTCCCGCTTAGATGAGGCAGAAATCAAAGCGGTGAATATCCATGAGGGTATTGATAGTACGCTGATGATTTTGGCAAATCGTCTCAAATTTACATCTGATCGTTTAGCAATTGAGGTTATTAAAGAGTACGACGATATACCATTTGTAGAGTGTTATGTTGGACAACTCAATCAGGTATTGATGAATATTCTGGTAAATGCAATTGATGCTTTGGAAGAGTCAATTGTCAGTGGTGATTGGTCAGAGAGCAAACCACAGATTCGCATTTGTACCGAACTCACTGGGGACAAAAAAGTGATTATTCGTATTGCTGATAATGGTCTTGGTATTCCTGAAGATGTGAAAACGCGATTGTTTGACCCCTTTTTTACTACTAAGCCCCCAGGCAAAGGTACAGGGTTAGGTTTATCTATTAGTTATAAGATAATCACTGAAAAACATCAGGGAAAATTACAGTGTATTTCTTCTCCTGGCAAGGGTGCAGAATTTGTGATTGCAATTCCCCTAAATCAATATACTTAA
- a CDS encoding isopenicillin N synthase family dioxygenase, which yields MQKLLSKDKSVEELRRTIEPKGIAEEENQSMTISQVVEEGFSQVPIIDVRAIATGIGDRTATASQIAHACRDYGFFYIIGHGVDEDLQQQLEQLSQKFFAQDLETKLEIRMALGGKAWRGYFPVGGELTSGKPDLKEGIYFGAELAKDHPLVKADTPMHGANLFPANIPLFRETVLEYMTAMTKLGHTLMAGIALSLELEASYFADRYTSDPLTLFRIFNYPPDFAPSDATPRWGVGEHTDYGVLTILKQDDSGGLQVKSKSGWIAAPPIPGSFVCNIGDMLERMTGGLYKSTPHRVQNLAKCVDAKQLVARHRLSFPFFFDPNFDVEVKPIKLGRVESDDSKERWDQSSVHDFRGTYGDYLLSKVSKVFPELRRAIF from the coding sequence ATGCAAAAGCTGCTTTCAAAAGACAAGTCAGTAGAAGAGTTGCGGCGAACCATAGAGCCAAAAGGAATTGCAGAGGAGGAGAACCAAAGCATGACCATCTCGCAAGTTGTAGAAGAAGGGTTTTCACAGGTTCCCATAATTGATGTTAGAGCGATCGCAACTGGAATCGGCGATCGCACTGCAACAGCATCCCAAATTGCCCACGCCTGCCGTGATTACGGGTTTTTCTATATCATCGGACATGGTGTGGATGAAGACTTGCAGCAGCAACTAGAGCAACTTAGCCAAAAGTTTTTTGCCCAGGATTTGGAAACCAAACTAGAAATTCGCATGGCTTTAGGTGGTAAAGCTTGGCGGGGATATTTCCCGGTGGGGGGTGAACTCACATCTGGCAAACCTGACTTGAAGGAAGGCATCTATTTTGGTGCAGAGTTGGCAAAAGATCACCCGCTTGTGAAGGCTGACACACCAATGCACGGTGCTAACCTCTTCCCCGCCAATATTCCGCTATTCCGGGAGACAGTACTGGAGTATATGACAGCCATGACAAAACTGGGACATACACTAATGGCTGGTATCGCCCTTAGCCTAGAGCTAGAAGCATCCTACTTTGCTGACCGTTACACCTCAGACCCCTTAACATTATTCCGTATCTTCAACTATCCCCCTGATTTCGCCCCGTCAGACGCTACACCCAGATGGGGTGTGGGTGAACATACCGATTACGGTGTTCTCACCATTCTCAAGCAGGACGATTCAGGCGGATTGCAGGTAAAATCCAAGTCAGGCTGGATTGCTGCACCTCCTATTCCTGGTTCGTTTGTATGCAACATTGGAGATATGCTTGAGCGCATGACAGGAGGATTATATAAATCTACTCCTCATCGTGTGCAAAATTTGGCGAAATGCGTAGACGCAAAACAGCTTGTAGCCAGACATCGCCTTTCGTTTCCCTTCTTTTTTGACCCCAACTTTGACGTAGAAGTGAAGCCAATTAAACTGGGTAGGGTAGAAAGTGATGACAGCAAAGAACGCTGGGATCAGTCTAGTGTTCATGACTTTCGCGGAACTTATGGCGACTATCTCTTGAGCAAGGTATCCAAAGTCTTCCCAGAGTTACGTCGCGCAATATTTTAG